Proteins from a single region of Bos javanicus breed banteng chromosome 25, ARS-OSU_banteng_1.0, whole genome shotgun sequence:
- the LOC133238268 gene encoding MAGE-like protein 2: MEVSVNHVAKIEKRSCLGRCKHFFWLGITFDTVGAAMLFTGVFTRILYYDMLLYLGASIVFLSLLWWTFWYSGNIELSSEEAFNSPYRLPSAYTLEVLSQTISNRFTLTIGSVSNTFMRIRRRRRQRQRFLKGRTSLDMTVTGQVESQLDQDEDRAEGAAEKGEAQDFGSKDLPKPEAVKILKEAGSQVPDAGDLGREASLPKFVKGPSTNLVQPFTPSSLEQAPTPVILTSKSLPVVSLASMSQTAPILTSKSQPVVDLVSTSQPLAVTLVSVSQLAAPLASTSQPPRLLTSKSQPVVSSTSQAPAVTLASTRQPVVPLTSTIQPQVVFASKSLPVVSSSFASQPLTILTSQSHPLMPRTSQSQLPVPVASEGHPLVPVASESHPLVPVASESHPPVPVTSQVQLPVPVASEGQPLIPVAAKGQPLVPRTSQSHPLVPRTSQSHPLEPRISQSYPLVLRTSQSQLPVPVASEGHPLVPVASEGHPLVPRASQSYPLMPRTSQSHPLVPVASQSQLPVPVASEGHSLVPVASQQQLQNLLEVCQTGPPPLQASQAQSLVTISLLQVLPTESLQTQPVDLQVVQAILDLQATYHTQQASQSSSLVQEIRPSQPPSAWEFHTEPVDLETPPPADQELSQNRPDAAALPPQSPAPAAQAQQSVPSGRTPTLARGKKSHSI, from the coding sequence ATGGAGGTTTCGGTTAACCACGTCGCCAAGATCGAGAAGCGGTCGTGCTTGGGCCGCTGCAAGCATTTCTTTTGGCTGGGCATCACCTTCGACACGGTGGGCGCGGCCATGCTGTTCACCGGGGTCTTTACCCGTATACTCTACTATGACATGTTGCTCTACCTGGGTGCCAGCATCGTCTTCCTCAGCCTCCTCTGGTGGACTTTCTGGTACAGCGGTAACATCGAACTGTCTTCTGAAGAGGCCTTCAACAGCCCCTACCGCCTGCCCTCCGCCTACACGCTGGAAGTCCTGAGCCAGACCATCAGCAACCGCTTCACTTTAACCATAGGCAGCGTTTCCAACACCTTTATGCGGatacggcggcggcggcgacaaCGCCAGAGGTTCCTGAAAGGGCGGACATCTCTGGATATGACCGTCACGGGCCAGGTCGAAAGCCAGCTAGACCAAGACGAAGACCGGGCAGAAGGGGCTGCGGAGAAGGGCGAGGCTCAGGACTTTGGCAGCAAGGATCTCCCCAAACCTGAAGCtgtcaaaattttaaaggaagcTGGCTCCCAGGTGCCCGATGCTGGTGACCTGGGCCGTGAGGCTAGTCTCCCAAAGTTCGTTAAGGGACCATCGACCAATCTGGTGCAGCCATTTACGCCATCTTCTCTGGAGCAGGCTCCAACTCCAGTCATCCTGACTTCTAAGAGCCTGCCCGTAGTCTCCTTGGCCTCTATGAGCCAAACTGCCCCTATTCTGACTTCGAAGAGCCAGCCTGTAGTAGACTTGGTCTCTACGAGCCAGCCCCTTGCAGTGACTCTTGTCTCTGTGAGCCAGCTTGCAGCCCCTTTGGCCTCTACTAGCCAGCCTCCACGTCTCCTGACTTCTAAAAGCCAGCCTGTAGTTTCCTCTACAAGCCAGGCCCCTGCAGTCACTCTTGCTTCTACAAGACAGCCTGTTGTCCCCCTGACTTCTACTATTCAGCCTCAGGTGGTCTTTGCCTCTAAGAGCCTGCCTGTTGTCTCCTCGTCCTTTGCAAGTCAGCCTCTGACCATCCTTACCTCTCAGAGCCACCCCCTGATGCCTAGGACCTCTCAGAGCCAGCTCCCAGTGCCTGTGGCCTCTGAGGGCCACCCTCTGGTGCCTGTGGCCTCTGAGAGCCACCCCCTGGTGCCTGTGGCCTCTGAGAGCCACCCCCCGGTGCCTGTGACCTCTCAAGTCCAGCTCCCGGTGCCTGTGGCCTCTGAGGGCCAACCCCTGATACCTGTGGCCGCTAAGGGCCAGCCCCTGGTGCCTAGAACCTCTCAGAGCCACCCCCTGGTGCCTAGGACCTCGCAGAGCCACCCCCTGGAGCCTAGGATCTCTCAGAGCTACCCCCTGGTGCTTAGGACCTCTCAGAGCCAGCTTCCGGTGCCTGTGGCCTCTGAGGGCCACCCCCTGGTACCTGTGGCCTCTGAGGGCCACCCCCTGGTGCCTAGAGCCTCTCAGAGTTACCCCCTGATGCCTAGGACCTCTCAGAGCCATCCTCTGGTGCCTGTGGCCTCTCAAAGCCAGCTCCCAGTGCCTGTGGCCTCTGAGGGCCACTCCTTGGTGCCTGTGGCCTCTCAGCAGCAGCTTCAGAATCTTTTGGAGGTCTGTCAAACTGGACCACCACCTCTTCAGGCCTCCCAGGCCCAGAGTCTGGTCACCATCTCTCTGCTCCAGGTTCTGCCCACCGAGTCTTTGCAGACCCAGCCTGTGGACCTTCAGGTAGTCCAGGCTATTCTGGACCTTCAGGCCACGTATCACACCCAGCAGGCCTCCCAGAGCAGCTCTTTAGTCCAGGAAATTAGACCAAGCCAGCCTCCATCTGCCTGGGAGTTTCACACAGAGCCAGTTGATCTTGAGACCCCGCCACCAGCGGACCAGGAGCTAAGTCAGAACCGTCCTGACGCTGCAGCCCTGCCTCCTCAGTCTCCAGCTCCAGCTGCTCAAGCCCAGCAGTCAGTGCCCTCCGGGAGGACCCCCACCCTGGCCCGAGGGAAGAAGAGTCACTCCATCTAG
- the LOC133238270 gene encoding cytochrome c oxidase subunit 7A2, mitochondrial-like: protein MLQYLLALCQITQRTMNTASYRQFEHKLPGKQKLFQKGNGIPVHLKGGIADALLYRATMILRVDGMAYAIYQLTMTSFPKKQDWLQFILPAVTWLNSVQLTVNQ, encoded by the coding sequence ATGCTGCAGTATCTGCTGGCTCTTTGTCAGATTACCCAGAGAACCATGAATACTGCTTCATACAGGCAGTTTGAGCATAAGCTTCCAGGGAAACAAAAGCTGTTTCAGAAAGGTAATGGCATTCCAGTACATCTGAAAGGTGGGATAGCTGATGCCCTCCTGTATAGAGCCACCATGATTCTTAGAGTTGATGGAATGGCATATGCCATATATCAACTGACTATGACTTCATTTCCCAAGAAGCAGGATTGGCTTCAGTTTATCCTCCCAGCAGTCACTTGGCTCAACTCCGTTCAGCTTACTGTGAACCAGTAA